From the genome of Candidatus Neomarinimicrobiota bacterium:
CTTCAATATTATACAATAAAATCAATGCTGGCTTTATTGTCTCATTAGCAGATTTGTAGTTTAAAAATGTAGTAAAAATACGTCTCCTTTCCTCCTGAATAATTTTAGGATTGTAATCAGCAATTCTCTCTTCAATATACTGCATACTTATGTTTAAATTCATAAGCAACTCATAATCAAATCCAACACAATATTGATAAAATGGGCTTTTAACTGAAGTTAAATCAATCGTGCTGAAATGTCTTTGTTTGTAATATCCACCCTCACCTCTTAAGACAATCGCTCCAAAGGGCTGAGAAAAACCAAACCCGTAAAAGGTAAACCATCGATAGGTTTTCATAATTAAGCTATCTTCCATACTTATCTTCATTATAGGAGTATACTCCATCTTTCTTAAAAATACCAATGATAAATCAGTTCCAAAAAGAAATGTAGAGAATCTACCACCTAGACCAACATTGGCTAAGTTATTTTCAACCTTTTTATCCATTATTTTAAATCCCTGAAACGCTGGCGGAAACTGAATGGAAAATATTGACCACCTACCTGTTGAAGGTAGTACTGAGTTCTTAAATTCTGGAATAGCAATAATTTCAAAACCACTATTACCCCTATATATTTTCCCTCTCAGAATATTTACCGGAGTTCTTATATCATTAAAATCTTGAAGTAAAAAGTACGAGAGGTCAAGTGGGTTGACTATATCATTAACAAAATATCCATCAACCTTACCCCACACTACGTGCTGTCTGCCAAGTTTTAAACTAAACCATGAAGAAAAATACTCAACCCACGCTTCACGAAGTGATATTACCTCACTTTGCTTATTTAAATCATGTAAAAAATCAACTACAAATAGACCATGCAGATTTTCTGTATAAGCTTCCGTATTTAACTGGAATCTATTGTATTCAATAAGAAACTCATGTTCACCCCCGATTTGGACCGCATAGAAACTCTTTAAAACCCCATTTATTGTATATTCTACTGATAGAACAATCTTTATAGTAAGAAAAACCAACAAAATAAGCTTTTTCATGGTTACTTCCCCAATAATAATATTCTTCCAGACTCAAGCATACTTACTGTAAAAATATTTTCTTCTAGAGGTTTATCATAGGCTATATCCTCAATTTCTATAATCGTCTTATGCTTTTTCTGAATATTATTCATTTGAAGTTTTGTGTATAACCATCTGCCATTTGCATTCTCCAAACGATCACAAACCATACGTTTTAACAGATTACCATTATTGTCGAAATAATCCACCCTCTTTATAACCCATTTCTCTGGTAATACCCAGAGGATTCGCTTACTGTAGGTTGGTTCCTTCTCTAAAGGAATCGCCTCTATTTTAAAACATTCAACGCTATCAATTACCTCCTTCCCAATTAACTCAAACTTATCCTCATCAAGGCTTCTGCCTCCAAGGTCATCATAGGTAAAGTCAGTTCCCATAAAATACTCACTTTTACTCTTACCAGCTATCCTTTTTACTCTCTTTACTGCAGGTAGATACAACCACCTATCATCATCCTTAGAAGGAATATTATAGCTCCAGACCAGAAGTGCAGTCCCCCGTATATCGTTTGGATAGTCGAAAACCACAAGCGTCTTCTTATCAACATCTCCCTTTTCATAATCTTCCTCAAACCTTACGACAGTTCTCTCCCTCTTCTGCCCTCTCTTATTTATTAAAATCATTCTGGATTTAGCAACAGCAGTTTTATATTTATTTTCCTTATCAACCTTCTCCATTATTTCACGGCCTGTTTGAGACAAAACTATTGAAAAATAAAAAACTGAAATGATAAAAATTATGATCTTTCTCATTTTACTCCCCTCCTTCCATATACAATCATCATAACAGGTGGTGTTAAAAATAAACTCATGAAAAATGCCTTAAGAAACCTTTTTCTGAATTTGAACTCAGCTACTCCCGACGCCTGGAGACATATTATAAAATATATTGCAATTACAATACTCAAATTATCCAGTAAAAAATTTCCAATAGAGGCCCACCATCCGCTATTGTAAGGTAATTGCTCTTTAAACCATCCAATAAACCAGTCAAAAAATCTATACAGCCAATAGCCAATGATACCGACAGAGCCAATTATAAAGATTCTTTGAAAAACAAAATCAATTTTTTTCTCTTTTTCTTTCATAGAAAAACTCTCCCTTAATTGAAACAATTACAACAGGTATCAACGTCAAAGCTCCCATCAGACAGGTTGCTATGGAGAAAATAATTAAAAATCCGAAAAAGTAAATCGGTAAAAATCTTGAAAAGAAAAGCACACTAAAGCCCACTATAACTGACAGTGCATTGTACACTATACCTTTACCGGTGGTATTTAGAGTCTGTAGTATGGATTCTTCTTTACTTAAACCGGAATTAAGTTCCTTTCTAAATCTGTAAATAAAGTGAATTGTATAATCCACTCCCACACCAATCATAATACTCGAAAGCATCATAGTAGCTACATTCAGCTCAATCTTCAAATACCCCATAAGTCCGAACACGACTGCCATAGCCACTATAAGCGGGATTATAGAAACTAATCCAGTCCGAATTGATTTAAAAAAAACAGCACAGACTATAAAAACAAGCACTATTGAAAATGCAAGACTATATGCCTGTCCTCTAACTATCAAATTTACAAGCTCACCAATTACTACTGCCATCCCCGTGACTACTGGAAATTCTTCCCGTGATAAATTCTTTTTAATAAAATTCTTTACCTTATTAATTATCCTTAAAATAGTCGTGGAACTCACCACATCCACCCTTGCAACTATTTGAGCCTGACTGTATTCGTAGTCCACAAGAAAATCAAAATCCTCTGGATCACCAGTCATCGAATACAAAAGAAAATATTGTGAGATCAGATTCCTATTATCTGGTATGACTTCATACTCAACACTATCGGAATGAAACGCTCTATTCATTTTCTTTACAACATCGACAATAGACATTGGATTTGTAACATGATCCAGACTTTCAAGATATTCTTCCAATGTCTCTATCTTTCTTAACATTACAGGTGATTTGATATCACCTTTAGCCATAATATTTATCTGGGATGTACCACCGAAGTTTTTATCTACCTCCTCATGGGCAACTCTCAAAGGATTATTCTCTTTCCAGTAATGCAGAGGATTCGTATCCACAACTATTTTGCTTATGCCCGGTACTAATATAATCGATATCAAAATTGAAGTCATAAGAAATAGTTTTCTCCTTTTCAATAAAATTCTTCCCATTCTAACTAGAATGTTATTTTTATCCGTATCATTCTTCCGGATATCTATAAGTACCGTCGGCTGACCTATTATATTTAAAAATGCAGGTACAAATGTTATACTTAAAATAAAAGCGATACCAATCCCAAAACTTGCAAAAAGTCCCATTATTCTTGCAGGTGGTGCTATATGAGATTGCAATCCCAGAAAACCTATAATTGTTGTAATACCAGCCATAAATATCGGCGTCATTACCTTTTTTAAGGCCCCATAAACTGCCTCTACATGATTCTTCAACAATCTATATTCTTCATAATAATGAGCTACTAAATGAATACTGTAATCATTTGCAATGGCTATCAACATTACAGGTAGAAGCATGTCAATAAAGACAAATTTAACTTTCAGTAACGACATTAACCCTACTGTATTTATTATGCTCATTATTACTACCACAAGCGGTAAAAACGCTCCAGCCCAACTCTTGAAACTGAAAACAAGAAGCAATATCATTAAAATTATCCCCAGTGGAAGGTAAACCTTTAAATCCCTTCTCATATCCCGCATCATGAGATATCTAATTATTGGAAAACCAGCAACCTTTATATCTTCGGGACTTCTATATTTTTCAGCTATCTCTTTAAAAAATTCGTAAATCTCCCTATCAGCCTCTTTACTAGTAATCGTGGATAATAGGGCTACGATTGCCGTATGCCTAAAATCCTCTGTCACAATTCTTTTATAAATCTGGTCATTATCAATTATTTTTCTTCTTAATTCTGCAAAATCCTCTTCACTTTTTAATGGTAATTCTTCAATTAAATCCCTTACTTCAAAACCGAATTCGGTTCCCTTTATTTCATTTGCATTTGTCAGAGCCAAAACTTTTGATACATAGGGATTCTTTTCAATTTCAGAAACCATACTATTAATTTTTAAAAGGGTTCCGTTATTCAAAATATTATCATCAGATATTGAAACAATAACAACTTCCGAACCTCCAAAAATAGCCTCAAGAGTATCAATATTTCTTATAACTTCATGATCTGTTGGCATCATTGATTTAAAATCAGGGTCAATCTGAAGATAGTAAATATTACTGCCTAAAATTAATGTTAGAAGTATCCAAAAGAAAACAACACATCTTGGGTATCTGGAAATTAAACCTATTAGCCACCTCATTTCTCACCTAATAATTTAGCTATATCAACTTTAACATTTTCCTCTAATATCCCATTAAACATGATCACGAGTAAATGAATTAGACTTTCTCTAATATTAAATTTATATTCAAGAAATATTTCAGGCATAAATACATTTTGAACTATAGAGGAGATTAAAAATAAAAAGAAATCAATATTTAGACTTTTTTTAATAAGTCTTTGCTTTTGAGCTTTTTGTATTACTGGTTTCAGAGATTCTATTATACCCAATCTGAAGCTATTTATCTCTTCCCATACACTCCTATGTTTTATGGATATTTCATACATAAATTCAGCCTTTATAGGGACAATCTTTTCATATATTATTTTATAGAAGTTGATTAGATATTCCAGAGGCTTATTTTTTAAATACTCAATTTCATCGATTTTTATTTTTACTTCAAATAGATAGTACAGTATGCTTGCACGAATAAATTCATCCTTATTTTTGAAATATTTGTACAGCGTTTTTTTACTGACCCCATGTATTCTACATAACCTTTCAATATTCACACTGACAATACCCTGCTCTATGATTTGCTTATTGGCAAATCTTATTATATTCATTATTTTTTCAGGAAATTTATTATACTTTGGAAACGCAATCTGTTCCATGCGTGTTTATATTAACATTTTTTTACACAGAAAGTCAATTTATTTTTGGTAATTCTAATATTTATATTTTATATTCAATTCGTGATGAATAAGAAAAGTAAAATTATGAGAAGGAGAGAATCTGTGGTCTTTTTATCAAAGAAGATACCCTTTAATATTATTATTGCTATTTTGTTTATTTTTATTCTCACCCCAAATTTCACTTTTTCCAAAGAAAATGAAACCCTGCCATATCTAGAAATTGGGATTACAAAATCAATTCTAATCAATCCAAGTATTGGCTACTGGTACAATAAAAAAGGCATTCGAATATCCGGTATGTATCTTAACAAAAATTCTAACGAACTACATATTAACTTCGGCTATTCTCTATATGACTCAAGAAGAACTCAGCACAGCATTAATCTCCTAACGAGCTGGATAACAGGCAGTGACCCCGGAGCGGATTATAAATATGCAGCCACGGGCGTTGCCTACAGTCTGAATTATCGGGGATTCTTTTTTGAACTTGGACTTGCATACCCATGGAGAGATGATATAGGAAATCTAAAAAATGATCCTGTAGTACCCTGTGGCTATATCGGCTATATTTACCGCTTTCGACCAAAGTAATCTTATATGATAAATATCCCAGGTGCAAAATAATAATTTCAAAGATGGTTTTTTATCAAATCATATAAATTACATCCGGATTTTTTATGAGATTGGGAAAATTTTATTCATTTATAGTTTTACCATTTATTCTCTATCTACTATCCGTAAATTTTTTATTTACTCCAAAAATATATCTAAACATCATCTTAATAATACCACTTATCATAACCCTTATTATATCAACCATATTTGTAAAAAGACTCATCGGCATATTATTCCATGTAACAATCGCATCTTTATTAACTGTATTTCTAATAATCAATAGTACAACATTTCCCATCGAAATAACTCTCGAAAAAAATAAAGACTACAGCAATCCCCTATTAAAATCACATAATATTGAATCTATTACTCTTAGTAACCTCATTTTTGATAAAGACCCAGTAAGTGGCAGATTAAAAAACATTAAAAGTAATATAATATTAAATAACGTTGATACAATTCATATTAAAATAAATAAACCTGCTAAGTACAATGGATTAAAATTCCTGCAAAAATCAATTGGTAAAAGATTCTATTTTTATACATATATAAATGATTCAACATACCTACTTTCGGCTGGCGATACCATTAGATTAGGATTAAAAACCCTTATCACAGTTCGAAATTATATCCCTGGTGAGGGTGTTGGTATTAATGTCAACGGTAATTACTACTTAATTCCACTAAATCGCCAAATGACCATTGACTCATTAAAAATAGCTATTAATTCAATGTATACAAAAGAAACTAACACAATAATGGTAATACAAACAAAAGGCAGGAGATTATTATTAATATTAACCTTTGCCTACATGATTTTACTTCTCATAATACTGGTGAAATCGAATGAGTATTGAAAACATCCTTTTATTTCTCGGTACATTCATAGCAATAATAACATTTTTCACAAG
Proteins encoded in this window:
- a CDS encoding outer membrane lipoprotein-sorting protein, with translation MRKIIIFIISVFYFSIVLSQTGREIMEKVDKENKYKTAVAKSRMILINKRGQKRERTVVRFEEDYEKGDVDKKTLVVFDYPNDIRGTALLVWSYNIPSKDDDRWLYLPAVKRVKRIAGKSKSEYFMGTDFTYDDLGGRSLDEDKFELIGKEVIDSVECFKIEAIPLEKEPTYSKRILWVLPEKWVIKRVDYFDNNGNLLKRMVCDRLENANGRWLYTKLQMNNIQKKHKTIIEIEDIAYDKPLEENIFTVSMLESGRILLLGK
- a CDS encoding RND family transporter; its protein translation is MRWLIGLISRYPRCVVFFWILLTLILGSNIYYLQIDPDFKSMMPTDHEVIRNIDTLEAIFGGSEVVIVSISDDNILNNGTLLKINSMVSEIEKNPYVSKVLALTNANEIKGTEFGFEVRDLIEELPLKSEEDFAELRRKIIDNDQIYKRIVTEDFRHTAIVALLSTITSKEADREIYEFFKEIAEKYRSPEDIKVAGFPIIRYLMMRDMRRDLKVYLPLGIILMILLLVFSFKSWAGAFLPLVVVIMSIINTVGLMSLLKVKFVFIDMLLPVMLIAIANDYSIHLVAHYYEEYRLLKNHVEAVYGALKKVMTPIFMAGITTIIGFLGLQSHIAPPARIMGLFASFGIGIAFILSITFVPAFLNIIGQPTVLIDIRKNDTDKNNILVRMGRILLKRRKLFLMTSILISIILVPGISKIVVDTNPLHYWKENNPLRVAHEEVDKNFGGTSQINIMAKGDIKSPVMLRKIETLEEYLESLDHVTNPMSIVDVVKKMNRAFHSDSVEYEVIPDNRNLISQYFLLYSMTGDPEDFDFLVDYEYSQAQIVARVDVVSSTTILRIINKVKNFIKKNLSREEFPVVTGMAVVIGELVNLIVRGQAYSLAFSIVLVFIVCAVFFKSIRTGLVSIIPLIVAMAVVFGLMGYLKIELNVATMMLSSIMIGVGVDYTIHFIYRFRKELNSGLSKEESILQTLNTTGKGIVYNALSVIVGFSVLFFSRFLPIYFFGFLIIFSIATCLMGALTLIPVVIVSIKGEFFYERKREKN
- a CDS encoding TetR/AcrR family transcriptional regulator: MNIIRFANKQIIEQGIVSVNIERLCRIHGVSKKTLYKYFKNKDEFIRASILYYLFEVKIKIDEIEYLKNKPLEYLINFYKIIYEKIVPIKAEFMYEISIKHRSVWEEINSFRLGIIESLKPVIQKAQKQRLIKKSLNIDFFLFLISSIVQNVFMPEIFLEYKFNIRESLIHLLVIMFNGILEENVKVDIAKLLGEK